The genomic window AAAAGCTGCTCGATAACGGCATTATTGACGAGAAAAGCAAAAAGCCCATACCCCGTGTTCCCAAAAAGCTCGCAATAGTCACATCGGCAGATGCGGCAGCACTAAGAGATATACTAAGTATCACCAAGAGAAGATACCCTGTTTGCGATATAGAGATATATCCTGCACTTGTGCAGGGCGCATCGGCGGCCGATTCGATATGCAGCTCACTTAAACAGGCTGACATGAGCGGTGCTGATACGATAATTCTTACAAGAGGCGGCGGCTCGGCGGAAGACCTTATGGCTTTTAACAGTGAAAGCGTCGCTATGGCTGTCCATACTTGTAAAACACCGGTTGTTACAGCTGTCGGCCATGAGACTGATACTACGATAGTTGACTATGTTTCTGATATGAGAGCGCCTACACCGTCAGCTGCGGCTGAGCTCTGCACACCGGATATCAGTGAGGTCATATCAGCTATATCACTTCTCGAACGTAGGCTTAACAAAGCATTTGAGTATATTCTTGACAAAAAGCTGTCTGCACTTAATGAGAGCACATCTATACTTAAAAGTCTCTCACCCGAAAGATGGCTTGAAGCTATTGATAACGAGCTTGCAAGACGTCTGGACAGGTTAAGATATGCTATGGAAAGCAAGCTGACAAATGCCGAGAGCAGGCTGATGAAAGACCATGCAATGCTTACAGCACTAAGCCCCTTCGGAGTTATCGACAGAGGATATTCTATAACTACAAAGGACGGAAAGGTCGTTTACGGCAAGAATGACATAAATGCCGGCGACAGCATAGATATCAGATTATCAGATGCTGTTTTGACAGCCAAAGTAAACACTATAAATGAAATAAAGGACAAATAACATGAGTTTTGAAAAATCAATGAGCAGACTTGATGAGATAATAAGATCACTTGATAACGACAAGCTGCCGCTTGACGATGCACTTGAATTGTACAAAGAAGGCATAGCACTCAGTGCCGAGTGCAAAAAAGCCCTTGAATCTGCTAAACAGCAGGTAAAGATAATTGATACCAATAATTCATCGGAGGAAGAATGATGCAGCAGCATAATATATCAAAGCTCAATGATTATTGCGATACAATTAATAGAGAGCTGATGCAGATAAGCAGCTTCAAGCCCGAGTCATCAAAAAGTGTGTGTGATGCTATGGAGTATTCACTAACGGCAGGGGGCAAGAGGATAAGACCTCTGCTCGCTCTTGAATTTTGCAGGATATGCGGCGGCGATACCAAAAAGGCGCTCCGCTCGGCCTGCGCTCTTGAGCTAATACATACATATTCGCTCATTCATGATGACCTCCCTTGTATGGATGATGATGATTACAGGCGTGGGCGTGAATCGTGTCATAAGAAATACGGCGAAGATATTGCCCTGCTTGCCGGAGATGCGCTCAATTCACTGGCTTTTGAAGTCATTGCCAGCGAAGCAGAAAAGGGCAGCATTTCCTTTGAAACAGGAATAAGACTTATCTCTGTGCTGTCAAAGCGTATAGGTGCTGACGGCATGATCGGCGGCCAGGTCATCGACCTTGAATCCGAGGGCAGAGATATTACTATAGATACTCTTGATGAGCTCCAGGAGAAAAAGACCGGCGCTCTGATAGAAGCCGCCTGCCTTATGGGCTTTGTGCTCTCAGGCAGCGAAGACGAAACAAAACGTGAAGCAGTCAGGAATTATGCATTCTGCCTTGGCAAAGCGTTCCAGATAGTTGATGATATTCTCGATGTAGAAGGCAGCTTTGAGGAGCTTGGCAAGCCGATCGGCAGTGACAAGGAGCAGGGTAAGAACACCTACGTCACATTCCTCGGCCTTGACGGCGCTAAGAAAAAGGCCGCAGAGCTGACAGATAAGGCTCTTAAGTATCTTGATGCATTTGACGATAATGAATTTTTAAAAGAGCTTACAGGCGAGCTTCTTACACGAAAAAAATAACGAAAGGCAGATGATCGGATGTCTGCGTTTGATAAATACAAACTAAGCTCAATGGAGCTGCCAAAAGACCTTAAGAAGCTCAGTACAAAAGATGCTGCCGAGCTTTGCGCCGAGGTCAGAGAGATACTTATAGACACAGTATCCAAAACAGGCGGCCACCTTGCTTCCAATTTAGGAACAGTCGAGCTTACAATGGCGATACACAGGGTCTTTGATTCGCCAAAGGATAAGATAGTATGGGATGTTGGCCATCAGGCTTACACCCATAAAATACTTACAGGCAGACTTGATAAATTCAGTACACTCAGACAAGATAACGGTCTGAGTGGCTTTTGCAGGCCTGATGAATCGGTGCATGATGCATTTATCAGCGGCCACAGCTCGACAGCTGTATCGGCAGCTCTTGGCATAGCGTGTGCTATGAAAGCATCAGGTGACAAACACCATGCATTAGCGGTCGTAGGTGACGGTGCCGCAACAGGCGGCCTTTTCTTTGAAGGGCTTAATAACGCCGGCAAAAGTGATACCAATATTATAGTTATTCTCAACTGCAATGAGATGTCGATTTCCAAAAACGTCGGTGCAGTTGCAAAATATCTTTCTCAGCTGAGAACAAAGGATTCATACCATAAGACAAAGTCAGCTGTTGAGCGTGTGCTTGACAAGACACCGCTTATCGGCTCACCGGTCAAGAAGACTATACGTTCCTCAAAGAACGCATTCAAGGATATCCTGCTCCATAGCACTATGTTTGAGGATTTCGGCTTTGAATTTGTAGGTCCTCTTGACGGACATAACCTCGATGAGCTCGAAAAGGGGCTGAAGGCTGCAAAGTCTATGAACAAGCCGGTCTTCGTCCATGTTAATACCACCAAAGGCAAGGGCTACCCGCCGGCAGAGAAAAACCCCGGCGAATTCCACGGTGTTGGTTCTTTTGAGATAAAGACCGGCAACCCTGATGTTGTCACATCTGACAGCTATTCGTCTGTTTTCGGAATGCAGCTTACAGAGCTTGCAAAAAAGAATAAGCGTATCTTTGCTGTCACAGCTGCAATGAAATATGCAACAGGTCTTCATACCTTTGCAAAGGCTTACCCTGACAGGTTTTTTGATGTCGGTATAGCCGAGCAGCACGCTGTAACATTCTGCGGCGGCCTTGCAGCTTCCGGCATAATACCTGTGTTTGCTGTATATTCGACTTTTCTTCAGCGCTCATATGACCAGATAATACATGATCTGTCAATAACCGATTACCATATGGTTTTCGGCATCGACAGAGCAGGTATAGTCGGTTCGGACGGTGAAACACATCAGGGCATATTCGATGTCGGTCTTCTGACATCTGTCCCGAATACTACGATATATTCTCCCTCATGCTATGATGAGGTCAGGCTGTGTCTTTCAAAAGCTATCAACGAAGACACGGGCATAGTTGCTGTCAGATACCCAAGAGGCAGCCAGAAGCAGACATTCGGAGAACCCACTACAGAGTATTGCCTTGAAGGAAACGGCGCAGATACACTTATTGTCACCTATGGAAGACTAAGCTCAAATGCGGCAAGAGCAAGGGCGATACTCAGCAATAAGGATATAAAATGTGATATACTCAGACTTGTGAGCATTTACCCCATAAGCCAGAAGATACTTGAGATATTTTCAAAATATAAACGGGTAATCTTCTTTGAAGAGAGCTATTTCAGCGGCAGTATCAGCGAAAAATACACTGCACTGTGCTCAAATGTCGTGCCTGTAGCGCTTACAGGCTTTATAAGGCACGCACCTGTTGATGTCCTGCTTGATGAAAACGGCCTCTCTGCTGAGAAAATGGCAAAGAAAACTGAGGATATGATAAATGCGACTTGACAGGATAATAGCAGAAAAAAGCCTTTCACCAAGCAGAGAACAGGCAAAAAAGCTCATAGAGCAGGGCCTTGTCACAGTTAACGGCAAGACTGTCACCAAACCTTCGTATGAAGCAAAAGAAGATGATGATATACAAGTCACCGGTGAGCTTTGCAGATATGTCGGAAGAGGAGGACTAAAGCTCGAAGGAGCGCTAAAGGCCTTTGGCGTTGATGTTTCCGGACTTGTATGTGCTGATATAGGTGCATCTACAGGAGGATTTACAGACTGTATGCTGCAAAACGGTGCAAGCCTTGTGTATGCTGTCGATGTCGGCCACGGCCAGCTTGATAAAAAGCTGCTTGATGACCCGAGAGTAATAAACATCGAAGGGGTAAACGCCAGGTATATCGAGCCGGGTTTGTTTGAAAAAAAGCCTGCACTCATGACCTGCGACCTTTCGTTTATCTCTCTCAGGCTTGTTGTAGATAAGCTGATACCATGCCTTGATGAAGGCGGCAGGATAATAACACTTATCAAGCCGCAGTTTGAAGCCGGCAAATCAGCTATCGGCAAAAACGGCATAGTAAAAGACAAAAAAGCTCATATAAGGCTTTTAGATGAGCTTTCGGCATATTTTTTCGGGATAGGGCTCATTATCAAGACTATTACCCATTCACCGATAAAAGGCGGCGACGGCAATATAGAATACATTGCACTTCTTGAAAAAGCAGGAGACTGTAATGTTATAATGCCTGACAGCAAAAGTATAGCAGATGCTGCATTTTCAAAGCTAAAATGATACAGCTTAACGGAGTATTGATATGAAAGCATATATTTTTCCTAATTTTGATAAAGCCAACAGCAGGGAATACACTGTTGAAGCGTGCAATGTTCTTCACCGAAGCGGCATAGGCATAAGCATCGACTCAGATTATAAAGACCTTATAAGCCTAGAATACGATGTCGAATACGGTGATGAAACCGAGCTGATAAAAGACTGTGACGTAGTAATCGCTATCGGCGGTGACGGCACTATCATCAGGTGTGCAGGTCTTGCAGCAGTCTGCTCCAAGCCGATAGTAGGCATCAACTGCGGCAGGCTCGGATTTATGGCTTCGCTTGAAAGAAGTGAGCTCGGGCTGCTTTCGAGACTTAAAAGCGAAGACTACATAAGAAGCAAGAGAATGATGCTCAAAGCGCTTATCTATAAAGAGGGTAAGCTCAAGGGCAGGTTCCATGCACTCAATGATGTGGTAATATCCAAACGCCACAACAGCAAGATAGCTGATTTTGAGGTCTCAAAGGAAGGTATCGTAATATCATCGCTCAGAGCTGACGGTATAATCTTTTCTACACCCACCGGTGCTACAGCATATTCTATGTCGGCAGGAGGCCCAATAATCGAGCCTGACCTGGAATGCATCGAATTTACGCAGATATGTCCTCACTCTTTATTTGCAAGGTCTATGATATTCTCGGCAAACAGTGAGCTTACAGTCAAGTGTCATGCAAAACTTGATGCAAAGGCCGTTGTAAACATCGACGGTGAGAATGTATTTGAAATAGGTGTCAACGACAAGATAGTCATATCAAGGTCAGAATACTCTATTGAGCTTATTGATCTTGTAGGTGGCAGCTTCTTTAATTCAGTCAATTCAAAGCTCATGCAGCCGCTCAAAGGCACGGGAGAAGGCTTATAATAATGAAAAGCAAAAGACTTAATGATATAGTTGATATTATCCTTTCAAATGATATCGACACACAGGAAACGCTCCTTAAATACCTTAAAGAGCGTGGATATAACGTGACGCAGGCGACTGTTTCAAGAGACATAAATGCTCTGTCGCTTGTAAAGATACCCACCGACAGAGGTTCAAAATACGCTCTGCCGAAGAAATCCGAAGCGCTGCTGCGTGATACAAAGGAGCTGTTTGATGAACTTATAGTATCATCAATGATAAGCGTTGACCATGCGCTTAACACTGTTTGTATCAAATGCAAAAGCGGTATGGCTCAGGCTGTGTGCGCAAGGATAGATATGGCGCAGCCTGTAAATACTGTCGGAACACTCGCTGGTGAGGACACAATATTCGTTCTTATGAGAACAGAAAACGATGCAGCGATACTTACTGCTGAGCTTAATTCACTATATAAGGAAAAAATGGGGAACGTATAATGCTTAAGGAACTTTATATCGAAAACCTTGCTGTTATAGAAAAGGCATCAATAGAATTCTGCGACAAGCTGAATGTCTTTACAGGTGAGACAGGTGCCGGTAAATCTATACTTATAGGCGGCATAAATGCGATCCTCGGGCAGCGTGTCAGCAAAGATATCGTAAGATCAGGTGCAAACAAAGCAGTTGTTTCGGCTTCTTTCTATAATATCTGCCCGGAAGCCGTTTCGTTCCTTAGTGATAACGGCATTGAATGTGAGGAAGGCGAGCTGCTTATAACCCGTGAGATACGTTCTGACGGCGGCAGCACAGCGAGGATAAATTCAAGGCCTGTGAATATCTCTCTTTTAAGAGAACTTGGGCAGATGCTTGTAAATGTTCACGGTCAGCATGATAACCAGATACTTATGACAAGCGAGCGCCATATAGATATCCTTGATGAATACTCAGGGGCAGGGGAGATGCTTGAAGAATACAGAAGATCGTTCCATTCGCTTCAGGCACTTGCAAGAAAAATAAATGAACTGAAAAAACAGGCTAATAACAAGGCCTTCAGAATAAATGAGCTTCAGGATATAATAGCAGATATCGACAGCCTTGACATAAAGCCGGGCGAGGACGAGGAGATAGATAAAGAACTTGACATCTCAAAAAATGCTGTTATCCTTTCAGAAGCTATATACAAAGCACACAGCATCTTAAAAGGCACAGATGATGCCGACGGCACGGTAGTCATGGTTAGCGAAGCAAGGGATTCTGTAATGCCGTATTCCGAGCTTTTCAATGAGCTTGCCCCGTTGTCAGAAAGACTCAGCTCTGCTGTTATAGAGCTTGATGATATTGCACAGGAGCTCAGTTCGCTCTCCGACAAGCTCGATGTTGACCCTAAAAGATATGATTATCTTAACGAAAGATCGACAGCATTAAGGAAGATAAAGAAAAAATACGGTCCTGAGCTTGATGATGTTCTCAGAACACTTGAAGACAGCCGCCGTGAGCTCGATGAACTGCTTTCGGCAGACCAGAGCCTCAGCGAATACGAAGAACAGATGCAGCAAATGCTCTCAGAAGTATCTGTAAAGGCGAAAAACTTGTCAGAATTCAGAAAAAAAGCAGCCGAGAAGTTTGTCTCACAGGTCACTGCCGAGCTTGAATTTCTTAATATGCCGAATGTTAAGCTCGTTGTATCACAGACTGCAGGCAAGCTCACAGTAAACGGCCTTGATACGATAGAATTCCTTATTTCTGCCAACCTCGGTGAAGAACCAAAGCCTATCGCCAAGATAGCATCAGGCGGTGAGCTTTCAAGAATAATGCTTGCACTGAAAAACGTTACTGCCGAAAAGGACAGCATTGATACGCTTATTTTTGATGAGATAGACACAGGTGTCAGCGGCAGAGCTGCTCAGAAAATAGGCCTTAAGCTCAAAGAGATAGGCAAGATCCGTCAGGTGCTGTGCGTCACACATCTTTCTCAGATAGCTGTCATGGCTGATGAGCACCTTCTTATCGAGAAAAACGATATCGACGGCAGAACTGTGACCTCTGTCAAGCCTCTTGATATCGAAGGAAGAAAGCTTGAGATCGCCAGGATAATGGGCGGCGATAATATTGATGAGCTTATGCTTGAAAATGCTGAGAATCTAATCAACACATATAAAGCATAAAATAAAGGCGTAGATATTGACTAAACGCATAAAAAATGGTATAATAGTATAATGATTTGATAAAATAATGAAAGGAAGCTGAAAATGAAAGTCACCCTTATAACTCATACTCCCGAGCCTGAAAAGGTAATAGCCACCGCTGCAAAGCTCTGCTATGCAAGCGCTGACATTGATACTCTTATGGACGGGCTCACACAGGAGAAGATCGACAGCTTCCTTGATATGCTCACAAATATCGGCCATGAGAGCCCGATAGAGCACGTTACTTTTACTTTTGGTATCGAGGGCGTTTCACGTTCTCTGCTTGCACAGATAACAAGACACCGTATTGCTTCTTTCTCTGTACAGAGCCAGAGATATGTCGAGGAGAACAGGTTTGAATTCGTAACTCCTCCTGAGATAGCTGCTGATGAAACAGCTGTTAAGCTTTACAATGAGCAGATGCAGTCTTCTATCGACTCGTATAACAAGCTCGCTGATATCTTAAAGGAAAAGCATTTCAAGACATTTACCGAGCAGGGCGATGATGAAAAGACTGCAAAGCGCAAGGCTCAGAAAAAGGCTATTGAGGACGCAAGATTTGTTTTACCCAATGCCTGTGCTACTAAAATGCTCGTTACAATGAACGCAAGAAGCCTTATGAATTTCTTCTCACTCAGATGCTGCAACAGAGCGCAGTGGGAGATACACGAGCTTGCTGATAAGATGCTCAGGCTGTGTGTAGAAGCCGCTCCTACGCTGTTTGCTAAAGCCGGCCCTTCGTGTGTAAGAAGTGGGCGCTGCGGCGAAGGTGCTATGACCTGCGGCAAATTCAAAGAGGTAGTATCAAGGTATAAAGAGCTTAAGGGGCAGAAATGATGACAGGTAAACCAAGACTTGCAGTTATTGAAGGGCTTGACGGCTGCGGCAAAAGCACACAGTTTGAGCTGTGCTCTAAAAAGCTCGCTGCTGACGGAATTAGTGTAAAGCCTATCAGTTTTCCTGATTACGAGCAGCCTTCGAGTGTGCTTGTAAGAATGTATCTTGACGGCAAGCTGTCAGATTCAGCAGATGATATAAACGCATATGCAGCAGCGAGCTTTTACGCTGTTGACAGATATGCAAGCTTCAAGCAGTTCTGGGAAAAGGATTATCTTGAAGGCAAGTTTATACTTGCAGCAAGATATGTTACCTCAAATCTGATTTATCAGATGAGCAAGCTCGATAAGGAATACTGGGAAGAATTCACCGATTGGCTTTATGATTACGAATATGAGCGTCTCGGGCTGCCGAAGCCTGATAAAGTGCTTTTTCTTGATATGCCGCTTGAAGTATCTCAGAAGCTGCTTGCAGCAAGATATGAGGGCGACGAAAGCAAAAAAGACATCCACGAGGCTGATATGGAGTATATGAAAAGATGCAGAGAGGCTGCATATTTCTCAGCCGAAATGCTCGGTTGGGAAATGATAGACTGCTCTGACGGCAAAGCTCCGCTGCCTGTTGATGTTATAAATGATAAGATCATGAACAAGCTCAAAGGGCTTACTAAATAAAAAGAAAGGAATGTTTTGTATGGTATATGTTTTTCTTGCAGATGGGTTTGAAGATGTCGAGGCTATTGCTCCGATAGATATTCTGAGGCGTGCAGGCGTTAATGTCGTAACAGTCGGTGTTACAGGAAAACAGGTGACTACCTCGCATAATATTCCGATAATTGCTGATATAACCGTTGACGAGATAAAGCTCGGCGATGATCTTGATATGATAATTCTCCCGGGCGGTATGCCGGGAACGACTAACCTCGAAAACAGCTCTGAAGTTCAGGCTGCAATAGATTTTTGCTATGAAAGCAAGAAATTCATCGCAGCAATATGCGCAGCACCGACGATCTTAGGTCATAAAGGTCTGCTCACAGGCGTTAAAGCCACCTGCTTCCCGGGGTGTGAGAGCGCTCTTAAGGGCAGTGCTCATATGCCCAAAATGGTCATTCAGGACGGTATATTTATTACCGGTAAAGGCCCCGGCGCTGCTTTCAAATTTGGTTTTAAGCTCGCAGAGCTTCTCTGCGGCAAGGATAAGAGCCTTGCTGTTGAGTCAAATATGCAGTGCAGAGAATGAACAAGCAGGAATTAAGAGCCCGTATGAAGGCTTACCGTTTGTCGCTTGACAGCGCTGAGCGCAAAATCCTCGACAGAGCCATAGCTGACAGGCTGATAGAGCTTGTTTCGCCTTATGACACAGTGCTTTGTTATGTATCTTCTGAAATTGAGGTAGATACAAGGTATGTGTTAAGCGAGCTTTTTAAGGATAGCAGCAAAAAGATACTTGCCCCGAAATGCGTCAAAGGTACAAATATCATGCATTTCTATCCGATAACGGGCTTTGATGATCTTGAAGAAGGCAGCTTCTCTATATATGAGCCGAAAGATGGCATTTCAATGCAGACTGATTTTTCTGACAACAGCTGCTGTATAGTGCCGGCGCTATGCTATGACAGCAAAGGCTACAGAGTAGGCTTCGGCAAGGGATTTTATGACAGGTTTCTTGCAGAGTTTTCAGGTAAAAAGATCGGCATATGCTACAGCGGCTGTATCGTTGACAAGATAGAACATGATGATACAGATATTAAAGCTGATATAATAATAACAGATAAAGGTGTAAGCTATACATAAATGAAAGGAAGATAAGATCTAATGGATGATAAGGACTTTAAGCTCGATGACATTATAAATCAGTATAGTAAAAAAGCTGAAAAAGTCGAGAAAAGCGCTGAAACCTCCGAGCAGCCTGAGCCGGTTCAGGAGGCTGCTGATGAGATCAAAGAAGAGATCAAGGAAGTAGCAGAGGAAGCGGTCACAGAAGCGGCCGCAGACGAGCCCGAGGAAGAAAAGCCGGCTGAAGAAAAAGAAGAGAAAGAAGAAATAGCCGACATTTCCTTTGGCAGTGCTGAGAATAAGGAAAAAGAAGAATTAGGTGAAGATGAGGATATCTCTCTTGAAGCTGAGACTTCTGAGCCTGAGAGTGACAGTGACCCGATAATCCCTGTCTCTGAAAAAACTCGTGCTGTTATATCTGATAACAGCGAGGACAGAACGAAGAAGACTGAAAATGTCAGACCTACAAAAAGCTATGTCCGTGAAGAAGAGGATCTTAAGATCGTCAGATCGGGCAAAAGCAGTTCTTCAAAAAAGCACAAGAAAAAGAAGCGAAAAAAGTCAGGCTTCAATAACTCAGTATTTGGCGGCCTTATCATAATTTCAGTTATTCTCACTGCGTCGATAGTTATTGCATATAACGGCATCAGACTTGGTATGGAATACTTAGGTATCGGCAAGAACTCAAATGAGATCACATTCAATATCCCTGACGGTGCAACATCAGACGAGGTAATAGATCTTTTAAAGGACAATGATATCATCAAAGAGCCTAAGCTGTTCAAGCTGATAATGAAGATGAAAAATCTTGATTTCTACCCCGGTGATATCACGCTTCGCCCCTCAATGAGCTATACACAGATAATCGAGGAGCTATCAGTCAACCGTGCTAACAGAGAAACGGTATCTATTACATTCCCCGAAGGCATAACGCTGAGAGAAGCTGCTCAGATGCTCGAAGAGAATAAAGTCTGCACTAAGAAAGACTTTATCTTCCAGTTCAATAAAAAGCAGGATTTCGCCTTTGAAAACCTCATTGACGAATCAGATCTTACATTCTATAAAATGGAAGGCTACTTCTTCCCGGATACATATGATTTCTATGTAAACGACGATGCATATAATGTTGCGAGAATAATTAAGGAGCATTTTGCTGAGAAATTTACAAGCAGCATGGAAAGCAAGATGAAGCAGAGCGGAATGACGCTTAATGAAGTAATAACCCTCGCTTCTATGGTACAGAAGGAAGCAGGTACTATCAAGGATATGCCTATAGTAGCAAGCGTATTCCTTAACAGACTTGACGAATCCGACCTTTTCCCGTCGCTTGAATCAGATGCTACATCAAACTATATCAAACACGTTATCAAAAAGGAAGCCGATACCAACGTATCTATCAAGTACTACACAGAAGGCTATGATACATACCACTGTAAAGGCTTGCCAGCAGGCCCGATATGCAACCCCGGCCTGGACGCAATAAACGCAGTGCTCAATCCAGAGCAGACAAACTATTACTTCTTCTGTAATAATCTTGACACTGGTAAGGCATACTATGCTGAAACTCTTAAGGAGCATGAAAAGAACCTTGTCAAGGCGGGTCTGGTTGAGGCTGACTAAGCAAATATAGTTCATTACCTGTGCTTTCCGTTCCGGCGGGAAGCACAAGGTTTAATAGGCTTTTTTCGGAGAGTAATATGAAAACACTTATCCTCAACGGTTCACCAAGAAAAAACGGCAATACAATATCGCTGATACACAGGCTCACCGATAAGCTGAACGGGGATATACTTGTAGTTGATGCCTACAGCGGCGATATATCTCCCTGTATTGATTGCAGATATTGCAAAGACCACCCCGGCTGCGCAATTGACGACGGTATGCAAAAGGTTTACAGATATATTGAAAGCTGTGATAGTATCGTTATAGCGTCGCCTATATACTTTAATGAACTGACAGGCAGACTGCTTGATGTTGTAAGCAGGGCTCAGATGTATTTCTGTGCCTCACATTTCAGAAATGAAAAGCTGATCGTCAATTCAAAAAAGGGTGCTATAATACTGACAGGCGGCGGAATGAATAAGTATAAGACCGCTGAAGAAACAGCTGCTCTTATACTTCATACGCTCGGCTGCAATGAGATATTTGATACTGTGTGCAGCCTTGCTACTGACATTATTGACGCTAAAGACGATGCAAAAGCGCTTGCAGATACTGACAGGCTGGCTGAATATTTAAACAAATAAAGGAACTGATAAATATGAACAGAACACTTGAAATACTTGCTCCTGTAGGTGATATGGAAAGACTGTATGCTGCCCTTGACTACGGTGCAGATGCAGTTTACCTCGGCGGAACGATGTTCGGCATGAGGGCAGGTTCAGCAAAATTCGATGCACAGAGCTTAAAGATCGCCTGCAACGAAGCTCATTCAAGGGGCAAACGTGTATATCTCACCTGCAACACATTGCCGCATAATAACGAAATGCCTATGCTTGAAGGCTTTATTAAAGATGCGACAAATGCCGGTGTTGACGCAATGATAGCCAATGATATAGGCGTTTTCTCACTGATAAAGAAGTATTCACCTGATA from Ruminococcus sp. NK3A76 includes these protein-coding regions:
- the thyX gene encoding FAD-dependent thymidylate synthase — protein: MKVTLITHTPEPEKVIATAAKLCYASADIDTLMDGLTQEKIDSFLDMLTNIGHESPIEHVTFTFGIEGVSRSLLAQITRHRIASFSVQSQRYVEENRFEFVTPPEIAADETAVKLYNEQMQSSIDSYNKLADILKEKHFKTFTEQGDDEKTAKRKAQKKAIEDARFVLPNACATKMLVTMNARSLMNFFSLRCCNRAQWEIHELADKMLRLCVEAAPTLFAKAGPSCVRSGRCGEGAMTCGKFKEVVSRYKELKGQK
- a CDS encoding deoxynucleoside kinase encodes the protein MTGKPRLAVIEGLDGCGKSTQFELCSKKLAADGISVKPISFPDYEQPSSVLVRMYLDGKLSDSADDINAYAAASFYAVDRYASFKQFWEKDYLEGKFILAARYVTSNLIYQMSKLDKEYWEEFTDWLYDYEYERLGLPKPDKVLFLDMPLEVSQKLLAARYEGDESKKDIHEADMEYMKRCREAAYFSAEMLGWEMIDCSDGKAPLPVDVINDKIMNKLKGLTK
- a CDS encoding DJ-1 family glyoxalase III, with amino-acid sequence MVYVFLADGFEDVEAIAPIDILRRAGVNVVTVGVTGKQVTTSHNIPIIADITVDEIKLGDDLDMIILPGGMPGTTNLENSSEVQAAIDFCYESKKFIAAICAAPTILGHKGLLTGVKATCFPGCESALKGSAHMPKMVIQDGIFITGKGPGAAFKFGFKLAELLCGKDKSLAVESNMQCRE
- a CDS encoding 5-formyltetrahydrofolate cyclo-ligase, with translation MNKQELRARMKAYRLSLDSAERKILDRAIADRLIELVSPYDTVLCYVSSEIEVDTRYVLSELFKDSSKKILAPKCVKGTNIMHFYPITGFDDLEEGSFSIYEPKDGISMQTDFSDNSCCIVPALCYDSKGYRVGFGKGFYDRFLAEFSGKKIGICYSGCIVDKIEHDDTDIKADIIITDKGVSYT
- the mltG gene encoding endolytic transglycosylase MltG codes for the protein MDDKDFKLDDIINQYSKKAEKVEKSAETSEQPEPVQEAADEIKEEIKEVAEEAVTEAAADEPEEEKPAEEKEEKEEIADISFGSAENKEKEELGEDEDISLEAETSEPESDSDPIIPVSEKTRAVISDNSEDRTKKTENVRPTKSYVREEEDLKIVRSGKSSSSKKHKKKKRKKSGFNNSVFGGLIIISVILTASIVIAYNGIRLGMEYLGIGKNSNEITFNIPDGATSDEVIDLLKDNDIIKEPKLFKLIMKMKNLDFYPGDITLRPSMSYTQIIEELSVNRANRETVSITFPEGITLREAAQMLEENKVCTKKDFIFQFNKKQDFAFENLIDESDLTFYKMEGYFFPDTYDFYVNDDAYNVARIIKEHFAEKFTSSMESKMKQSGMTLNEVITLASMVQKEAGTIKDMPIVASVFLNRLDESDLFPSLESDATSNYIKHVIKKEADTNVSIKYYTEGYDTYHCKGLPAGPICNPGLDAINAVLNPEQTNYYFFCNNLDTGKAYYAETLKEHEKNLVKAGLVEAD
- a CDS encoding flavodoxin family protein, whose amino-acid sequence is MKTLILNGSPRKNGNTISLIHRLTDKLNGDILVVDAYSGDISPCIDCRYCKDHPGCAIDDGMQKVYRYIESCDSIVIASPIYFNELTGRLLDVVSRAQMYFCASHFRNEKLIVNSKKGAIILTGGGMNKYKTAEETAALILHTLGCNEIFDTVCSLATDIIDAKDDAKALADTDRLAEYLNK